One genomic segment of Novisyntrophococcus fermenticellae includes these proteins:
- a CDS encoding UbiA family prenyltransferase yields the protein MPAKFFDYIEIKTKITSTLTFLLTMGFLLYQGQEMHWGKTLVFFAGMFFFDLTTTAINNYIDTKENDQILAFGRRQALLIIYVLFGISAAFGLYLAFLTDLVVLVTGGICFLFGVCYTYGPLPISRMPLGEVISGFFYGVVIPFLLMYINSPEGTFLTYRLSLKTVSLSIQILPVLTLLLFSITPFAVTANIMLANNICDLEKDIAVRRHTLPYYIGKKSLFLFAGLYYMTYVSTVLMVLFQILPPVMLLSLLTILPVQKNIRAFFRKQDKGTTFNLSIMNFILIMGADTLAVFLAVVLNRI from the coding sequence TTGCCTGCAAAATTCTTTGATTATATTGAGATAAAGACAAAAATTACAAGTACATTGACATTCCTTCTAACTATGGGCTTTCTTTTATATCAGGGACAGGAAATGCACTGGGGCAAAACACTGGTTTTTTTTGCAGGAATGTTTTTCTTTGACCTGACTACTACTGCAATTAACAACTATATTGACACAAAAGAGAATGATCAGATTCTTGCCTTTGGACGGAGGCAGGCACTTTTGATTATCTATGTTCTGTTTGGAATCAGCGCTGCTTTCGGGCTTTATCTTGCCTTTCTGACGGATTTGGTTGTTCTGGTTACCGGCGGAATCTGCTTCCTTTTCGGAGTATGCTATACCTACGGTCCTCTTCCGATTTCCAGAATGCCTCTTGGAGAAGTGATATCCGGATTTTTTTATGGAGTAGTAATTCCCTTCCTCCTGATGTATATTAATTCACCGGAGGGAACCTTCTTAACTTATCGTTTGAGTCTGAAAACAGTCTCTCTGTCCATTCAGATTCTCCCGGTACTTACTCTGCTTCTTTTTTCTATCACACCTTTCGCAGTAACAGCCAACATTATGTTGGCGAATAATATCTGTGATTTAGAAAAAGATATTGCAGTAAGGAGACATACACTCCCTTATTATATCGGGAAAAAATCTCTTTTTCTGTTTGCGGGGCTTTATTACATGACTTATGTTTCCACAGTTCTGATGGTCCTGTTTCAGATTCTTCCGCCGGTAATGCTGCTCTCTCTTCTTACCATCCTACCGGTGCAGAAGAATATTCGAGCCTTTTTTAGGAAGCAGGATAAGGGTACGACCTTTAATCTCAGTATCATGAACTTTATTCTAATTATGGGTGCTGACACCCTGGCCGTATTTCTGGCCGTGGTTCTGAACAGAATCTGA
- a CDS encoding polyprenyl synthetase family protein produces the protein MEKLTYEEAFTLVKTEIHKALTKSPRIINEYLTHLSTSQGKMIRAVSVLICAQDPEGLIPSGAAYAAAAIETIHLASLVHDDVIDNSDLRRGAETLQKKYGKRTAVICGDYLLSLALKMASAIPDRENYVKLDIPDYISRLCLGELLQNVNNYNLNLSVYEYIKIISGKTAALFEASFHAGAILGGSSPAEVKKYRKIGNYAGLIFQIQDDCLDFDETIEQAKKPVQSDYEQGVITLPFIHALEKLPDFKQKASTGNVERDTINQAVEASGGLDYAKQMIRRYYRKAERTIEKLEVTEEKRLKITAIVKKATGLKVEI, from the coding sequence ATGGAGAAATTAACATACGAAGAAGCCTTCACACTTGTAAAGACCGAGATACACAAGGCTCTTACCAAATCTCCCCGCATCATCAATGAATATCTGACGCATCTGTCCACCTCTCAGGGTAAGATGATTCGTGCGGTTTCCGTACTGATTTGCGCACAAGATCCGGAAGGACTGATCCCTTCCGGAGCAGCATACGCAGCGGCAGCAATCGAAACCATTCATCTGGCCTCGCTCGTTCATGATGATGTGATTGATAATTCAGACTTACGGCGGGGGGCAGAAACACTTCAGAAAAAGTATGGAAAGCGTACAGCAGTCATTTGCGGAGATTACCTCTTAAGCCTTGCATTAAAGATGGCTTCGGCTATTCCGGACCGGGAGAACTACGTAAAACTTGATATACCAGATTATATCAGCAGGCTGTGTCTCGGAGAACTGTTACAGAACGTAAATAACTACAACTTGAATTTAAGTGTTTACGAATATATAAAAATCATATCCGGAAAGACAGCTGCCCTCTTCGAAGCTTCTTTCCATGCAGGTGCGATTTTAGGCGGATCTTCTCCGGCAGAGGTCAAAAAATATAGAAAAATCGGAAACTATGCCGGTTTGATTTTCCAGATACAAGATGACTGCCTGGATTTTGATGAGACTATAGAGCAGGCAAAAAAACCTGTTCAGTCGGATTACGAACAGGGTGTAATTACCCTTCCTTTCATCCATGCCTTGGAGAAGCTTCCTGATTTTAAGCAGAAGGCCTCCACCGGAAATGTTGAAAGAGATACAATCAATCAGGCGGTTGAAGCGTCGGGCGGCCTGGATTACGCAAAGCAGATGATTAGACGCTATTATAGGAAAGCGGAACGTACGATCGAAAAGCTGGAGGTAACAGAAGAAAAGCGTTTAAAAATTACTGCAATTGTTAAAAAAGCAACTGGATTGAAAGTTGAAATATAG
- a CDS encoding NAD(P)/FAD-dependent oxidoreductase, with translation MKKIVIIGAGYAGILTAKKIAKKIKKQKRQGDVEITIIDKNPFHTMLTELHEVAAGRVDEDSIKISLKKVFAGRDVAVKLDTVTEVDFEAKTVKGEAASYAYDYLVLASGSRPTFYGIPGAEEYTYKLWSYEDAIVLKDHILNTFRKASAEKDTGKRRKMLTFYVIGAGFTGVEMIGELAEYVPILCEKYEVNRDEVTLINVDALSRPIPNLPEKLSAKVAKRLQKMGVELRMGTSVARITEDTIELACDGKNETRTMGTVIWGAGIQSSNVAAAAADALEKQRGGRIPVDNYLRSTKDESVYVIGDNMYYVPDGQEVSVPQMVENCEQSAGTAAHNIVCALTGKGEPEEYKPAFHGVMVCIGGRYGVAHVGLPGHFFRLPSFLAMFAKHFINIIYFIQVLGWNKIFSYVKHEFFTIRNCRSFVGGHFSNRTPSFLLVPLRFWLGAVWLFEGIMKIVEGWLNEPKLQAFFGGAVSWYNSILNSGAGKAVTDSISSATTAAASSSAADVVSSATGAADAAASVGHVIFNWNILGLFKMIFVSGADLAASTLSDFAFKLDVPLINWFVDKVILPNNGVQMFMQILIVIAEILIGLALMGGLFTSPAAAVSLVLQFMFVCTTGLYLGTFWMVFAGIAVLIGAGRTLGLDYYVMPVLKKWWKKLPLIRKWYLYHD, from the coding sequence ATGAAGAAAATTGTAATTATCGGAGCGGGTTATGCCGGAATTCTTACGGCAAAAAAAATCGCCAAAAAAATCAAAAAACAAAAAAGACAAGGTGATGTTGAGATTACCATCATTGACAAAAACCCTTTCCATACTATGCTTACAGAGCTGCATGAGGTTGCTGCCGGCAGGGTGGATGAAGACAGCATTAAAATCAGCTTAAAGAAAGTATTTGCCGGCAGGGATGTCGCTGTGAAGCTGGATACAGTAACCGAAGTAGATTTTGAGGCAAAGACAGTAAAGGGCGAAGCCGCCTCTTACGCATATGATTATCTGGTGCTGGCTTCCGGCTCCAGACCAACTTTTTACGGAATTCCTGGGGCGGAGGAGTATACTTACAAACTTTGGTCCTATGAAGACGCTATTGTATTAAAAGATCATATTTTAAATACATTCCGGAAGGCTTCCGCAGAAAAAGACACCGGAAAACGCAGAAAAATGCTTACCTTTTACGTAATAGGCGCAGGCTTTACCGGCGTTGAGATGATCGGAGAACTTGCGGAATATGTACCGATTCTCTGTGAAAAATATGAAGTAAACAGAGATGAAGTGACCCTTATAAATGTGGATGCCTTAAGCAGGCCAATTCCGAATCTTCCGGAAAAGCTGTCTGCAAAGGTTGCAAAAAGGCTGCAGAAGATGGGGGTTGAACTTCGTATGGGTACATCTGTAGCCCGTATTACGGAAGATACGATTGAGTTAGCCTGTGACGGAAAGAATGAAACCAGAACCATGGGAACTGTAATCTGGGGAGCTGGAATCCAGAGCAGCAATGTGGCTGCTGCTGCCGCTGATGCTTTGGAAAAGCAAAGAGGCGGACGTATCCCGGTGGATAACTATCTTCGTTCTACAAAAGATGAATCCGTATATGTAATCGGCGATAACATGTATTATGTTCCGGACGGGCAGGAAGTATCCGTTCCCCAGATGGTCGAAAACTGTGAGCAAAGTGCCGGAACTGCCGCTCACAATATTGTCTGTGCATTGACGGGGAAAGGTGAACCGGAGGAATACAAACCGGCCTTCCACGGTGTCATGGTCTGTATCGGAGGCCGTTACGGAGTCGCTCATGTGGGTCTCCCGGGACATTTCTTCCGTTTACCGTCCTTCCTGGCTATGTTTGCAAAACACTTTATTAATATTATTTATTTCATCCAGGTATTGGGCTGGAATAAAATATTTAGCTATGTCAAACATGAATTTTTTACCATCCGCAACTGCAGAAGCTTTGTAGGCGGACATTTTTCCAACAGAACGCCCAGTTTTCTTCTTGTTCCTCTGCGATTCTGGCTGGGCGCCGTATGGTTGTTTGAAGGAATCATGAAGATTGTAGAGGGCTGGTTGAACGAACCAAAACTACAGGCCTTTTTCGGCGGTGCAGTCTCCTGGTATAACAGTATTTTGAACTCCGGTGCCGGGAAAGCGGTCACCGACTCGATAAGCTCAGCAACGACCGCTGCTGCAAGTAGTTCCGCAGCAGATGTTGTCAGTTCGGCAACCGGTGCCGCCGATGCCGCCGCCTCCGTCGGACACGTGATTTTTAACTGGAACATCCTGGGGCTTTTCAAGATGATATTTGTCAGCGGGGCTGACCTTGCTGCTTCAACCTTAAGTGATTTTGCATTTAAGCTGGATGTTCCTCTTATAAACTGGTTTGTAGATAAGGTGATTCTGCCTAATAACGGTGTGCAGATGTTTATGCAGATTCTGATTGTAATCGCAGAAATCTTAATCGGGCTCGCACTGATGGGCGGACTCTTTACCTCACCGGCGGCAGCGGTATCCCTCGTTTTACAGTTTATGTTTGTATGCACCACAGGCTTATATCTGGGTACCTTCTGGATGGTTTTTGCAGGAATTGCAGTATTAATCGGTGCCGGAAGAACACTGGGTCTTGATTACTATGTGATGCCTGTTCTGAAAAAATGGTGGAAAAAGCTGCCCCTGATCCGGAAGTGGTATCTGTATCATGACTAA
- a CDS encoding FAD:protein FMN transferase has translation MKLSKTIAAILVGFTILSSLPACSGHTKKRYDASFLELFDTVSVIVGYTENKDVFTRYSQMAYDELEVYNQLFDIYNDYDGVNNIKTINDNAGVKPVKVDQKILDLLSFSGEMDKKTDGKVNIAFGDVLSLWHDHRTAGQSDPESATLPDYEELKARNLHINIDDMIIDEKASTVYLKDPEMSLDVGAIAKGYAVERTAVTLQKAGFANGSISVGGNVRTIGNKFDEKGKEIPWSVGIQNPDLSSEDKTLYILHLSGESLVTSGVYERYYTVDGKQYHHIIDPETLMPAEYFLSVSIICKDSGMADALSTAVFNMPYEEGSKLIEKLDGVEALWVFPNYSTKYSSGFEKWCDV, from the coding sequence ATGAAGTTAAGTAAAACAATAGCAGCAATTTTAGTAGGATTCACAATCTTATCATCACTTCCGGCTTGCTCGGGACATACAAAAAAGCGTTACGACGCCAGCTTTCTTGAGCTTTTTGACACGGTAAGCGTAATTGTGGGATATACAGAAAACAAGGATGTGTTTACAAGATACAGCCAGATGGCCTATGATGAGCTGGAAGTATATAATCAGCTTTTTGACATCTATAACGATTATGATGGCGTGAATAATATAAAGACGATTAACGACAATGCAGGTGTAAAGCCGGTAAAAGTGGATCAGAAAATCCTGGATCTTCTCTCCTTTTCTGGGGAAATGGATAAGAAGACAGATGGCAAGGTAAATATCGCCTTTGGGGATGTGCTTTCCTTATGGCACGACCACCGGACGGCAGGTCAAAGCGACCCGGAATCCGCTACGCTTCCTGATTACGAGGAATTAAAAGCACGCAACCTTCACATCAATATAGACGATATGATTATTGATGAAAAGGCATCCACGGTTTATCTGAAGGATCCCGAGATGAGCCTGGATGTGGGTGCCATTGCCAAAGGATATGCGGTAGAGCGCACGGCAGTCACCTTGCAAAAAGCAGGCTTTGCGAACGGGTCGATATCCGTGGGTGGGAATGTAAGAACAATCGGAAACAAGTTCGATGAAAAGGGAAAGGAGATTCCCTGGAGTGTCGGAATTCAAAATCCGGATTTATCCAGTGAAGATAAAACCCTTTATATTCTGCATTTATCAGGGGAGTCACTGGTAACCAGCGGTGTCTATGAACGGTATTATACCGTAGATGGAAAACAGTATCATCATATTATTGACCCGGAAACATTGATGCCTGCCGAATACTTTCTTTCTGTTTCTATTATATGTAAAGATTCCGGCATGGCGGATGCCCTTTCTACGGCAGTATTTAACATGCCATATGAGGAAGGAAGTAAGCTGATTGAAAAACTGGACGGTGTAGAAGCCTTGTGGGTATTCCCGAATTATAGTACAAAGTATAGCAGTGGTTTTGAAAAATGGTGCGATGTATGA
- a CDS encoding winged helix-turn-helix transcriptional regulator gives MVLVHKLLSGKRKLTILWLLSNRVMRYNEILKCIPDIKKKMLTTQLRSLEEDHLITRRIYPTVPAKVEYEITEIGKQTVPIMEMMHHFGISYINTFHDEMTLRKRAE, from the coding sequence ATGGTACTGGTACATAAACTGCTCTCCGGAAAGCGGAAACTTACGATTTTATGGCTTCTAAGCAATAGAGTTATGCGTTATAATGAAATCTTAAAATGTATACCTGATATTAAAAAAAAGATGCTTACCACGCAATTGAGAAGTCTGGAAGAAGACCATCTGATTACACGGAGAATCTATCCTACAGTTCCCGCAAAGGTGGAATACGAGATAACGGAAATCGGAAAACAGACGGTACCCATTATGGAGATGATGCATCATTTTGGTATTTCTTATATAAATACCTTCCATGATGAGATGACGCTTCGAAAACGTGCAGAATAA